The following proteins are co-located in the Spirosoma montaniterrae genome:
- a CDS encoding FecR family protein, which yields MPQKPYANYSVEELALDDLFVRWIQHPDDEEVSAYWQMWLHNNPGRAETVDLARQLILTASQSTVTDLSLHESSTVWGRIRESLQGLEDIRPLQPDLRRFIGWWYFLRTVAATVGVVSLIGWAFWMQFGPDQSVRTVSTATGQTRNLRLPDNSQVTLYGNSSMRYARQWGDETPRAVWLEGTADFSVKHRNDTASARLFRVHTPDLTIEAVGTAFRVRQRPECTHVCLKSGQANLLLKQHKPIRLEPGDSVEVMAGLVQRFELPTASKRK from the coding sequence GTGCCCCAAAAGCCCTACGCGAACTACTCGGTCGAGGAATTAGCCCTCGACGACCTGTTTGTCCGATGGATTCAGCATCCTGACGATGAAGAGGTATCGGCGTACTGGCAAATGTGGCTTCATAACAATCCCGGTCGTGCCGAAACGGTCGATCTGGCCCGCCAACTGATTCTAACAGCTTCCCAATCGACGGTAACAGACCTTTCTTTGCATGAGTCATCGACCGTGTGGGGGCGTATTCGCGAATCGTTACAGGGGCTGGAAGACATCCGCCCACTTCAGCCTGACCTGCGCCGGTTTATTGGCTGGTGGTACTTCCTGCGAACCGTAGCGGCTACGGTAGGGGTTGTTTCACTCATTGGCTGGGCGTTCTGGATGCAATTTGGACCCGACCAATCGGTGCGAACCGTTAGCACGGCCACGGGCCAAACCCGCAACCTGCGATTACCCGACAATTCGCAGGTGACACTCTACGGCAACAGTTCAATGCGCTACGCCCGGCAGTGGGGCGACGAAACGCCGAGAGCCGTGTGGCTCGAAGGCACCGCCGACTTCTCCGTAAAACATCGCAACGACACAGCATCGGCTCGGCTGTTTCGCGTGCATACGCCCGACCTTACTATTGAAGCCGTTGGTACAGCCTTTCGGGTGCGGCAACGCCCGGAATGTACGCACGTCTGCCTGAAATCAGGTCAGGCAAATCTGTTGTTGAAACAACACAAACCCATCCGGCTCGAACCCGGCGACTCGGTAGAGGTGATGGCCGGTTTGGTGCAGCGGTTTGAGTTACCTACCGCCAGCAAGCGTAAGTAG